The following proteins are co-located in the Leptotrichia trevisanii DSM 22070 genome:
- the rsmG gene encoding 16S rRNA (guanine(527)-N(7))-methyltransferase RsmG, with the protein MENINEEADLREYFLNLLSKSEIKVPDEKITQMLKFLELLYNKNQIMNLTAIREKKGMLEKHFIDSLLLTKVINNDEKSFIDVGTGAGFPGLVLALYYPKNKFLLVDSVRKKIEFINEVIKELNLQNVTTSFERAEELIKDRRESFDVALCRGVANLRIILEYMIPFIKVNGRFLPQKLNLNEIEESKNALKILNVKINKTFEFNLPESKDTRIILEIIKLQKTNIKYPRKVGIPVKKPL; encoded by the coding sequence GTGGAAAATATAAACGAAGAAGCCGATTTAAGAGAATATTTCTTAAACTTGCTTTCAAAATCAGAAATTAAAGTGCCAGACGAAAAAATTACACAAATGCTGAAATTTTTAGAACTTTTATATAATAAAAATCAAATTATGAATTTAACAGCAATTCGTGAGAAAAAAGGAATGCTGGAAAAACATTTTATAGATTCCTTGCTTTTAACAAAAGTTATAAATAATGATGAAAAATCTTTTATAGATGTGGGAACAGGCGCTGGATTTCCTGGGCTTGTACTTGCCCTTTATTACCCGAAAAATAAGTTTCTATTAGTAGATTCAGTAAGGAAAAAAATAGAATTCATAAATGAAGTAATAAAAGAATTAAATTTACAGAATGTAACCACAAGTTTTGAACGTGCAGAAGAATTAATAAAAGATAGAAGAGAAAGTTTTGATGTTGCTCTTTGCCGAGGGGTAGCCAATTTAAGAATAATACTGGAGTATATGATTCCATTCATAAAGGTAAATGGACGATTTTTACCGCAGAAATTAAACCTAAACGAAATAGAAGAATCGAAAAATGCTCTAAAGATTTTAAATGTAAAAATAAACAAAACTTTTGAATTTAATCTTCCAGAAAGCAAAGATACAAGAATAATATTGGAGATTATAAAACTTCAAAAAACAAATATAAAATATCCTAGAAAAGTAGGAATACCAGTAAAGAAACCTTTATAA